A single genomic interval of Natronoarchaeum philippinense harbors:
- a CDS encoding UPF0058 family protein produces the protein MKKQELIHLHGLLAEVSNNYEEYNDTALDYQDYDDLGVRPTSIHKSKTDHKAAVFALAKCITSDVDGEETEPVAATAD, from the coding sequence ATGAAGAAGCAGGAGCTCATCCACCTTCACGGACTGCTCGCAGAAGTATCCAACAATTACGAAGAGTACAACGACACCGCACTCGATTATCAGGACTACGACGATCTCGGCGTACGGCCGACATCGATTCACAAGTCCAAAACCGACCACAAGGCCGCTGTTTTCGCGCTGGCAAAATGTATCACCAGCGATGTCGACGGGGAAGAAACCGAACCCGTCGCCGCGACTGCGGACTAA
- a CDS encoding DUF555 domain-containing protein yields MNCRVVVEAAVPVYDVGSADEAVRIAISKTGEMLNPDLNYVEISMGERSCPHCGESQEPAFIAADEGLVALELEMTVFNVEREEHASRIARKEIGQRLENIPLEVLEVEVVEDEDEGDDSSDETAADASDDDSENGDDEILPEFEDLLE; encoded by the coding sequence ATGAACTGCAGAGTTGTCGTCGAGGCCGCGGTCCCGGTGTACGATGTCGGGTCGGCTGACGAGGCGGTTCGCATCGCCATCTCGAAGACCGGCGAGATGCTCAACCCCGACCTCAACTACGTCGAGATATCCATGGGTGAGCGGTCCTGCCCCCACTGCGGAGAGTCCCAGGAGCCGGCCTTTATCGCGGCCGACGAAGGCCTCGTCGCGCTCGAACTGGAGATGACCGTGTTCAACGTCGAGCGCGAGGAACACGCCTCCCGGATCGCGCGCAAGGAGATCGGCCAGCGGCTCGAAAACATCCCGCTGGAAGTGCTCGAAGTCGAGGTCGTCGAAGACGAGGACGAGGGCGACGACAGCTCGGACGAGACTGCTGCCGACGCCTCCGACGACGACTCGGAGAACGGCGACGACGAAATTCTGCCTGAGTTCGAGGATCTACTGGAGTAG
- a CDS encoding enoyl-CoA hydratase/isomerase family protein, protein MSDESVLLDIDDGVATITLNRPDERNALSRPVAEGIRDALDDADAADARCVVLEGAGEAFSAGGDIEAMVEGIQGDLSVEERVRVVERSFNRTIERLAEFPLPTVALLDGAAIGAGASLAIACDLQLASEHCSIGFSFRAVGLSVDSGTSYFLPRIVGENVAKELVFTGEVVDADRAAELGLVNHVYPADEFDDRAADLVDRIASGPTVALRHAKRLLGDGVEKSLSEALADEALAQGVAFDTDDHVEGVESFFEGRDAEFEGR, encoded by the coding sequence ATGAGCGACGAATCGGTGCTGCTCGATATCGACGACGGCGTCGCAACGATCACGCTAAACCGGCCCGACGAACGCAACGCACTGTCGCGGCCGGTCGCCGAGGGAATTCGTGACGCACTCGACGACGCCGACGCCGCCGACGCTCGCTGTGTCGTTCTCGAGGGTGCGGGCGAGGCGTTCTCGGCCGGCGGGGACATCGAGGCGATGGTCGAGGGCATCCAGGGCGACCTGTCGGTCGAAGAGCGCGTCCGCGTCGTCGAGCGCTCGTTCAACCGGACGATCGAGCGGCTCGCGGAGTTCCCGCTCCCGACGGTCGCGCTGCTCGACGGGGCGGCGATCGGCGCCGGGGCGTCGCTTGCGATCGCCTGTGACCTCCAACTGGCGAGCGAGCACTGTTCGATCGGCTTTTCGTTTCGCGCGGTCGGCCTCTCGGTCGACTCGGGAACGTCGTATTTCCTGCCCCGGATCGTCGGCGAGAACGTCGCCAAGGAACTGGTGTTCACCGGCGAAGTCGTCGACGCCGACCGCGCCGCCGAACTGGGGCTGGTCAATCACGTCTATCCGGCCGACGAGTTCGACGACCGCGCCGCCGACCTCGTCGATCGGATCGCGTCCGGTCCGACGGTCGCGCTCCGACACGCCAAGCGACTGCTCGGCGACGGCGTCGAGAAGTCGCTCTCGGAGGCACTCGCGGACGAAGCGCTCGCGCAGGGCGTCGCCTTCGACACCGACGACCACGTCGAGGGCGTCGAGTCGTTTTTCGAGGGCCGCGACGCCGAATTCGAGGGACGCTGA